In Pyrus communis chromosome 11, drPyrComm1.1, whole genome shotgun sequence, the sequence CAAGTTTTCACACAACCGATGATAGTTAGCTAGGTAGCCCGCCATCTAAAACATGTGTTGAACTAATTAGGTTGACTGAAGGGGACAATTTGACTCAGGCTTATAGGCATGGCATGTTAGCTCCAACAATTCAAGATccacaaaaagaaaacacagaTTCTGTAGTCAATTTAGCACAACAAATCAACCAATCAAGCAACCAATGAACCTAGAAAATCCCTTTGACCATGGCATTAATTGGGACCCTTTAGTTCATTAACATGGGAGCTCCAATTGAATGTCATAACaagtttcgttttttttttttttttgttttaaaaatttatgattatCAACATTTGCATTTGATATCAGACGTGGAGAATAAAGAGACATGTTTTTTATGTTTACTCAatctttaatatcaaatttaaaaGTGAGTGATCAAGTTATTTAGCGAACAAGAGAACATTTCCGTACATATGAGCagctaaaaaaaaagttgacagTCACAGATGGCTGAATGTAAATGGATATTGTGGGATCGTAATTAGCATCTCCTACCCTGGTGTAGATATTCCCTAAACATAAAGGTCTTAGCAGGGCCACTTCTTATCTTTACTGTGTCCAACAAGGCCCAAGGGGTCTAGTCTCTTTCAATTTTACTTTAAGAATCAGCAGATTGACAGTCAATTTACTGGAAAAATTGCTCTTGCTTTACAAATTTGAATATTCCTTTATTCCTATATTAAGTTTCATAATTACTCACAGACAAATCAAGTGGAGTTAAACAATGCATAACTTTCTttcgacccaaaaaaaaaaaaaatacgaatACCTAACTTTCCAAATGTGGCAAGAAATCAACACCCATTGTAACATCAAAAAGAGCAAACAAACTACTGATGTATGTAAGGCATGTTTACTTAGTAGAAGTGggataaaaaaaagtcaaaaaactTAGAATtaggtgaagaaaaaaaaggaatcaGAATTAGTTGATATGATTCATGATTTTTAGATATTTGATAAAAGATTTCAAGGggaaacttcaattttttttttttcgatttcatATATGTTAGTAAACGCATGAAAAAGTTAAAAGGTAAGGTGATTCTCGCATGCATATTTTAGACAAGGCATGGAACTTAGAGTCAAGAGTTTTGTATATCTTATGAGTAAACATGctttaattggaaattttaCGACAATAGAAGTTCTCGTATATGGCATGAATCCTCCTAGTGAATCCTAAGTAGTCGTCcatgtatgcatatatatatatatatatatatcaatataATTATAAACTGTTAATGAATATGATTAATTCTCGAGGTAGTTTCATACACATATCAATAACAATTTCACCTTGGCCTctaatacatatatttttttccctTGATTATATGGATGGGAATAGTATCTTGAAGAGTGAAACTGAAAAggggaaaaatgataaaaccaaaaacagaaaaagaagcAAATGGTGAGTTTCAATAAAGGAAGTTGAAGCTGATGATGGAATAACAAGTCTTCGAGGTGTTCATTAATTTTgaccatctttttttttttctttttcttttttctttgctgCGGCTGCTAATCCAATATGCATgcctctcgctctctctctctctctctctaaaaagaaCATGCACATAGGGAGAGATCTGGCCTCCATTCTCTTGGAGAAGGGTAAAGGGGAAGGGAGGCAAACTGTAAAGAAGAGCAAAGAGAAGTGGGCAGCTGATGCTCGATTCGATTCTCTCCTCGGGAATCGCTTCCATGCATGAATGACTACGACTAACTTATTCATATTATTCCTCAGCctcagagtgtatttgttgaatTCTTCCTCAAAAAATCCTAAAAGGAGATGTTAATAACTCCTAccttactttttctttttgctgcAATTCTTACTTAGcactaacttttttttaaattatatagcAAATGTTCAAGATATGtttaccaaaagaaaatgcTCAACGAACAACCAAACcttctttaaaatcctttgTATTAACATTGAAAATTGAATAGTCAGTCAAATGTATCGGGCTAATCCAAGGTTTTGAGAACAGCTAAAGTTGTTATTTGTTAGACCTAAAATGAAATTAAGCCTTAAAATCCAATACCTATTAATCACATGAGAAAAGCTATAGAAACTTGTCTAAAAGTATGACTCTTCATGAACTCTCCACTGCCacatgtttttggcacaattcTCGTGccaatatataaaatattgtgtcaaaAGTATGAGGTAGCGGAAAGTTTATAGAGAGTCCATGGATAGTCTCACTTTAATAgcctccttagcatttctctaattGCATATTCAACTTAGATGTAAGCTaaaaaatacaaagagaagaggaaATTACAACACCCCAATGAAACAAATACAAAGCTAACCAAATCGTACATCATCATCGTTTTCACTATTCAGTTGAGGGAATAATATTTACTACAGCATTGGCATAAGAAATCTGGAAATCCCACTTCTTTTGCAATTTTAAGTAGGAACGCCAATATCCCCATAGACATGAAAAAGTGTGGGAATCCGCACCTTTTAAATCTGATGGATCAGATATAGTAATTGCATCTCCCGCCTTATAACTAGCTAATAACTCCATCTGAGGACAACATAAACCTGAATAAGAAATTTTATTGCTAATTTACATAAAATTGtcatttttaggtgtttctacgccttatttaattataaattatagtTTTGAAGTCATTATTATCTTATACTAATATATAAAACAATACAAACAAGTATTCGAAAGGAAATTCACAAtttagaaaaaggaaaacaaggaCCTTATAAAGCAAAACCCAAGTCCTACGCTAGGACAAAATTCTTCAGTCCGAACACACACATATTGGGCACCAGACACAAAGGGGTATGACCGGTAGGGGATGAGACTAAATTAATGGGAAGTAGGGCATTTTATGTGCGCGATCGGACAAGTATATATACGAACACCAGACACAAGGGGTGGAACCGAGGAAAGGGGGTAGGTGAAACCAAACACACGAGTGGATGGTTTTGTATGCCATCAGATGGGCATGTGATTAAATCATCCGCATACAAGAATTTCTCCTACTCCAGGTTTCCCTTTTGAGGGAGGCTCTTATTGTTTTACTTTGTTGTGATAAAAggatgaaatagaaaaagaaacttCGTGCCATGGAGGAATTGGAAAAGGAGTGATAAGAATGTAACTCTAATCGCCATGCAATACAATCACTCTAAACAAATTTGTTTAAatcccaaaaacccaaaaaagacaattgatttccattgaaaattttcattacatCTGCATACATACATGTAGAATTTGCACGATAATTGTCCCCTATTTACTCAAAAGTGCAacatttgtttcaaaaaaaaattgtttgcgCCTACACCAGCAGCAATTTCCAACACATTTCATTGCATACAAGGCGCAATCTGTTTTAGCATAACTATATTTTGCAAAACCACACTCTGCATATCAAGCTAATCCAAACGCTACACGGTATGCATTCGGCAGAAGATTTTCTCTGAGATTGCATTATGAACCTTTTCGGCTCCGACTGCCAGAACCAGCCAGACTCCTTGCACTGACAGATTCAGTTGGATTAAACAAGTCCCTGTGCCCCAACGGAGCACTTCCACGGAGTACAGGCGATGAAACTGTACGAGGAGATCCTGAGTTTGACTCACTTGTTCTATGCATCTCGGTTTCCAAATTCTTCACTTCATCGGTGAGCACTGCTAACTGTTTCAGCAAAGGCGATTCATTTATAAATATAGTTTACACGAGAAAGACAACTGTCATAATGTCACAAACTACAGaccaaaaaagttgaaatttgaGCATGGCCAAGGACCATAGAGATGGCACCATTAGGTAAGTCATCATGTATGTCCAGTGTTAAAGGAAATGCACTTTGAGTCGTAAATGAGTTTGTAACACGAAATAGAAGTTTCAGGTTTAAATTAAGCTCAAGATGGAATTTCAAATCAATCAAACTCCGTTGAAACTCCATCAAACTTGAATACTTTTGAGATTAACAAAACATCCTTACTATCTACAAATTGCATGGTATTATACCCGAGTTTCATTCTCTCTTAACCGACATTGCAGTGCACTTATGGCAGGACTCAAACTGCataggattaaaaaaaaagtaagtacaaaaaaagataaaagaccAGGCATAAACAGCTAATACAGAGATGAGAGTATAATTCTGACCAATATTCGATTAATTTGCACATGGAAGACTGGTACATTGATGTATGGTGTATGAAAGTAAGTGGATGCACTTTCCCATCCCTATGCAAAACCAAAGCCCATTAGAATCAACAATGGGTTGATTAATATAAAGTGAAGGAATATCAATCTATCACCTCATATTTTGCAAGATTGCTTGGTTATAAGCCGCTTGCTCCTCTTCATACAGTACTCGTTGCAATTCTGTGAATGACATTAAAGGTGAATCGAGCTTAACAAGAGACGAGGTCGGTAAAACATGAAGAGGAACTTCTTTCCTGACATACTCGGCACCACTGCAAGCAAAAacatgaagaaggaaaaaagaaaataaggattagaaattcaaaattctCTTTTATAACAGCATAATGGAATTAGACATTGTTCGTTAATTGGCTAAGTGTCGGCGTAACCAGGAGCATGTTGAGGTTCATATATAATTGTGGATGgtcttgttctttcttttctttgacaTCAGGGGCTCAGAAATATGGATCTTAAAATCAAAGAATATAGCCAACTAAATGACTCCTCCAAGATACACCAATATCAATTAATCAAACTATTCACATTTAGGATAACAACAAGCCCATCGGCTCCCAATAAACATGAAGAAGATTATGGTGCTTTAATGAATCACGATCTATGCATTTTATAAAAGCAACATAAATACACCCAAAATTTGTACACCATCATTTATCATATCCAAACTGAAATCTCAACTTCAAATTGATGCAAGAAAACTAGTCATTCATTCTTCATGCGTGAGTGAAGAGAGATGTAAGCTGAATACATAGAAAACAATTCATCAAGTAAACAATCGGAAGAGATAGGGAAGAATCAGGATAAAGAGGAACAACACTATTCTTGCAGGgacacaaaataaattaaaacactGGACCATCCTCCAGTCAATTGGTTTTTAATAAGACAATGGATTTATAGCAAGAAGTCAGAGACTTGAGAACCGCTAAATTCTGGAAATTTACTCGGTTCTTTTCAACGAATTTTAGGCAGCTATAGTAATGCTGCTAAGTCTGCTGCCAGACAAAATATCTACTCTTGGAACCTATTCTACAATTAGCAAAGCTAAATACTCTTGTTAAAACATTGATAACATGCTAGGGAATTATACTAAAATTATGAATCTTTATATTGTGTAATGAGGACAGACTTAATCTTACtccatttgaatttgtttgggaAGTTTTATGGCAAAAGATCTGAATTTCTGTCACGGTATAACATTTAAGGGAGCGAATGCATGAGTAGAAATTTGCCCACAGGTTGAACCAAAGGCAAATCACAAGCACTCCCAGCACCAATCACACAGTTTTACGCAATGACAATAATAAGGATAACAGGTATCAAGTAGAAACCCTTGCATACCTCATATCCAAGTTAGAACGGTGCATTGCTTCTTGCATACTCTCTGACATATCCATGGGATCTATATCGCCAATGATGTTGCTTGATGTGTCAGTCTGGTAGTTTCCTCCAACTCTTCCTGGATGACTTGCATCTGCATTAGCAAAGAGAAGCCCTAGGTCTGAGGACCTTCCCCCAccctaaaaaaatcaaataatttaggGATAGTACAAAATGGACCGGCATGAAAACGGGATCTCTAGACAAGCAAGTATGCAACAAGAACTATCACAAGTAGAATAGAGGAGGCTCATTTGAATGGAGCTCCTATCACATTCTCTGACTTAAGGCACCAACAAAAGCAATCAGGGAAAAAAGCTAAACTCAatacttattttctttcttcatggCCCTATAATACACTGGGTCACATGCCTTCCACAATTCATATATGAGATGGCCACTGAGTTTGTTGGAAAGAATAGCTGGAAATATGAATTAATTTAACTGTTACAGGCCAAAATGCACTCCTTCTATTAACAATAACCTATTAATCAAATTGAACGGAATTTTGACACTTAGTCTCATTGTTCATATTTCTAGTGCCACGGTAATATGAATAATGACCACAAAGATGCACAGGCTATCAGGTATCTGCAAAAAACctaagttttaaatttaatgtGAAAGGACAGAAACTAGTTTCATCATTCATGACACTTCAAGACATCAATACAGTACATACTTAAAGAACTATAACCATGCATTTATTCAGTGAAACAAGTGGTGAGACTGCAGCTATCATCCATCATCAACTAATatgtttttttccttccttttctcatttttaataaaatagatATAACACCTTTATAGTTCCAGAAGTTCTTGAATCAGCTGTGTCTTGTTCAGGACTCCCTGCTCTAGTTAAGGTGGATCTCGCTGGTACATTTTCTGAGGTACTTAAAGACGATTCAACTTCTATAACCGGACTTTTATGTATAGGAGATAAAGATATGGGTCTTGACATGTGATGCTGCTTCCCATCTGAGGACTGAAAAGCAATGACTTGGATTCGCCCAACCTGAAAATACCGAGTATGACTAAAGAATCTAGAAGTTGATACCATTTACAAATACCATTTATAATGCGAACCTTGTTTATATCTTCACTAAAACAGGAAAATATGAGCCCAATAAACCCAGAATCTAGAAGTTGATACATTGCCTGCGTCCGCACGTCTGCAAAAAGTTGAACACAGCTGTAATATCGGTCTCCAGCAATTGACTATGATAGCATGTCTAACAAATAATCACATCTGATCCAAATGTCAGAAAGAGTGCAACACTATTCAAGAGATTAATGTTGAGTAACAGCATGACAtatacagacacacacacatatatatatgggtgtCACGTCATGAGCCACAGATTAAACCATATTTTGACATATCTAATGGTGGCCATATGGCAAAAAGAAGGACGCAATCCTTTATTGATTTATTAGAAAAATTAGCTTGCTGCATTATGGACAAG encodes:
- the LOC137708329 gene encoding uncharacterized protein; protein product: MSLASVKMSEDVWLTCLTHALSTETEEIMGLLLGDIENSVNGSVTALIWGASPQTRSDRRKDRVETNPEQLAAASAQAERMTLSTGRTTRVIGWYHSHPHITVLPSHVDVRTQAMYQLLDSGFIGLIFSCFSEDINKVGRIQVIAFQSSDGKQHHMSRPISLSPIHKSPVIEVESSLSTSENVPARSTLTRAGSPEQDTADSRTSGTIKGGGRSSDLGLLFANADASHPGRVGGNYQTDTSSNIIGDIDPMDMSESMQEAMHRSNLDMSGAEYVRKEVPLHVLPTSSLVKLDSPLMSFTELQRVLYEEEQAAYNQAILQNMRDGKVHPLTFIHHTSMYQSSMCKLIEYCLSPAISALQCRLRENETRLAVLTDEVKNLETEMHRTSESNSGSPRTVSSPVLRGSAPLGHRDLFNPTESVSARSLAGSGSRSRKGS